Part of the Streptomyces sp. NBC_01460 genome, GGCGTGCGCCCGCTCGGTGATCAGGGTCAGGCCCAACGAGCGATCGCCGTACCCTGCGGCCAGAAGTGCCTTCACCGTGCGGAAGGCATGCAGCGAGCCGCTGGACTGGCCCTCGACGACGCTCGCACCGGACCGGTCGTCCACGGCTCCGGGCGCCACCCAGATCAGATGGTCGAGTTCCGGGACCGACCGGACGGACGTCTCCAGGTCGTCGTGCGTAGCCTGCGCCGGGTCCGCGACCACGTGCGCGCCCGGAAAACGCGCGACGAGAACGTCCCGCGCCTGCCCTGGGGACGCGATGATGCCCACCGACTCGGGACTCCGCGGCCACGTCACGGATTCCGTCTGCTGAAGGGGGTCCCACACCGGCATCAGCGTGACGGCACCGTCCGACGGGTCCGACGTGGCGCCGCCGTCCGCCCGGTCCCGGGTCTGCTCGGCTCGACGGCCGGCGATGCCTCGCAGACGCAGGCACACCGTGCCGTCGTCGGTCGCGAGGTCGATGTCGATCCGCTCCGCGCCGCGCGTGTCCTCGGCGCGACGTATCAGGGCCCACATCGTGGTCGCGCCGGGGGCGAGGACTTCGGCCGACTTGATGGCGAACACCAACCCGACCTGATCGTCGCCGTCGAGCAGTCGCATGCACTGCATCGCCGCGTCCACCAGCGCCGGGTGCAGACCGAGGCCGTCCATGGTTCCTGACGCCTCGCCAGGCAGCCGCAGTTCGGCGAGCACCGCGTTGTCGCCGCGGTGCACCGCCACGACCCCCTGGAACGTGGGGCCGTAGGCGATGCCGCGATCCCGCCACTCGGCGTAGAAGCGCAGGGGATCGAAGTCGGTGGACGGGAGATCGCGAAGCAGCGCGGGCAGATCGAGCGCCTGCGCAGCCGTCGGCTCCGCAGCGGACACCTCGCCCTGACAATGGAGGACAGGGTCGTCTCCGGCGGACTCTGCGGAGGACACGCTGAACCGGGTGACGTCGCCTTCCGCGCGAAGAGCCACCTGCAGTGTGCGCGGCACGCCCGGGACCGCGAGGGGTCGGAGGAAGACGATGTCGTCCAGGCGCACCGCGTCGCTCGCGGTCCGCCTCGCCGTCGCGGCGACCCACTGCAGATGCATGGCCCCCGGGGCGATCCCGGTTCCCTGCACCTGGTGTTCACGCAGGTAGAACTCGTCCCCGGTGAGGACAACCCCGTCGTGCCGCGGCCGATCGTCCGCCGGCGCGCGGACCGGCAGCGCATAGCGTTCCCGCTCGAAGGGATAGCCCGGCAGCGGAACGCGGCGGTAGCGGCTGTCGCGGAACAACTCGGCGAAATCCGGTGCCTCACCGTCAAGGAACCGCTGGGTGAGTGCCCCCAACCTGGAGTCCGCGCTCTGCGCCGGACTGTCCTGCCCGGAGAGCCAGGTGGTGCACAGGTTCTCCAGTTCTGCGATGTCCCGGACCACCCGTGCCCATCGGTGCCGCAGGTGCCTGCGGCCGAGCAGGAGTGTGTGGCTCACCTCGCCGACCTCGAGGTCAGGGTGCTCGCGGCAGTGGCGCGCGAGCCGGGCCACCTGTTCACGCAGGGCGTGCTCGGTCGCCGCCGACAGCGCGATCAACCGGGCCCCGTCCTGCCTGCTCCGCGGCGGCGTGGGCGGCTTCGACGCCTGCTCGATGACGGCGTGGGCGTTGGTCCCGCTCGCTCCGAGCGACGTGACCGCGGCGCGCCGCCTGCCGCCTTCCGGCACGTCCCACCGTCGCGGCTCCGTGTGTACGAAGAACGGGCTGCCGGCCAAGGTGACACTGGAGTTCGTCTCCGTGTGGTGGGGCAGACCGGGGATCACCTCGTGCCTCATCGCCAGCAGTGCCTTGATGACGCCGATCACGCCGGCCGCGGCCTGCGCGTGGCCGATGGAGGCCTTCGTCGAGCCGAGCGAGCAGAACCGCTCGGCGTCCGTGAAGCCGCGGAACGCGCGGTCGAGCGCCCGGAATTCCACCGGATCGCCGAGCTTGGTCCCGGTGCCGTGTGCCTCGACCAGCCCGATCCCCGCGGGGTCGATGTCGAAGTCCTGATAGATCTGCCGGATCAGCCGTTCCTGCGAGGTCCCGTTCGGCGCGACGATCCCGTTCGTCGTGCCGTTGTGGTTGATCCCGATCCCGCGGATCACGCCGTGGATGTGGTCGTCGTCCGCTTCGGCGTCCGAGAGCCGTTTGAGGATCAGGGCACCGACTCCCTCGGCGGGCACGAATCCGTCGGCCGCCTGGTCGAACGAGCGGGACCGGCCCGTCGGGGAAAGCATCCCGGCCCGCGACGCCGCCAGATACAGCCGCGGCGAGTTCTGGACGTAGACCCCGCCCGCGATCGCCGTGGTGACCTCGCCCGCCCACAGCGCCTGGCACGCCAGGTAGAGGGAGACCAGCGAGCTGGAGCACGCGGTGTCGACCGCGATCGCCGGCCCGTGCAGGTCCAGGTAGTACGCGATGCGGGACGGCACGAGCGAGTTCATGTTGCCCCACAGCGCCTGGCCCGGGTAGTCGGACGGCACCGTCATGTCCAGGTAGTCACCCGCGGCGCAGCCCACGTAGATACCGCACCGGTCGCGGTCGAGCGACTCGCCCGCGTGGCCCGCGTCCTCGAGCGCCCGCCACGCTTCCTGGAGGAACAGCCGCTGCTGCGGCTCCATGTAGACGGCCTCCGCACCGGAGATCCCGAAGAAGAGCGGGTCGAACTCGTCGACACCGTCCAGGAGACCGCCGTCCAGGCACACGCTGCCCAGCGACGCGAGGTCCCAGCGGGACACCTTCGAGACGGCGTCCCGGCCGGAGGCCATCAGGTCCCAGAACTCGTCGGCGTCCCGGGCGCCCGGGAACCGGCCGCTCATGCCGACGATCGCGACGGGCTCCCTGCCACCGGCCGACGGCCCGGACACCGCGGACGGCCCGGATACCGCGTACGGCTCAGGCACCGCGGACGGCTCGGATACCGCATACGGCTCAGGCACCACGGAAGGCTCAGGCACCGCGGAAGGCTCGGGCACCACGGAAGGCTCAGGCACCACGACGGCGGCGCCTTCCTCGTCGACGATGAAACTCGTCAGCCGCCTGATCGACGGGTTCTCGAACAGCACGCTCGGATCGAGGTCGGTGCTCAGCGACGCGTTGAGCCGGTGCACCAGGGAGACGCCGGTGAGCGAGTCCAGTCCGTAGTCGGCGAAGGGCTTGTCGGCCGCGAGTTCGTCCGCGGTCAGCTTCAGCGTCTCGGCGAGGATCCGCTCGACGGTCACCCGGACGTGCTCCGCGAGCGAACCGGGCGCGACAGGCTGCGGATCCCGGCGCGGGACGGGCGAACCGGCGCGCGCCAGCAGTACCTGCTGGCCCAGGTCACGGGCGGGCTCCGCCAGGAGTTCAACCGTGTCGAACCCGCACTCCCGCAACACTTCGCGCCACGCGTTCGAGGACAGCGCCGGTCCGCCCTGGATACGCCTTCCGTCCGTGAACCGCCACCACCCTTCGAGGAGCCCGAAGGTCAGGTGCGACCACCAGTCGTTCCGGGCCAGCTCGTTGAGTACGAGGACTCCGCCGGGCCGCAGCAGTGCTCTGGCATGACGCACGGCCTGCACGATGTCCTCGGTGGCGTGCAGGACGTTGTTGGCGATGACGATGTCGTAGTCGCCCACGGTAAGACCCTGTGCGCCGGGCTCCCGCTCCACGTCGAAGGTCGTGAAGGACACGTACGGCACGTGGCCGGCGAACCGCCGCTCCGCGTCGATCAGGAACGCCTTCGAAACGTCCGTATAGCGGTACTCGGCGAGGTCGCTGCCCTTCAGCCGGGCGAAGACGCGCTCGCTGGTGCTGCCCGTTCCCGCTCCGATCTCCAGCAGCCGGATCCCGCCGCGGCGGGTGTCCGCCTCGGCGCGCACCGCGCCGGCCGTCACGTCGTTGAAGTAGTCGGCCGTCGCGTTCCCCCGGTACGCCGGTTCGACCAGCTCGAACGAGCCGCCCGGGAACATGACCGCCGTGGCCTTCGTCCGCCCGGACAGGATCGCGGGCAAGGCCTCGATCATGCGCTCGGTCAGGCCGGTCTTGGCCGCCAGCTCCGCATCTTCGGCGTGGGCGTCCTTCCACGCGCGCCAGGTGCGCCACGCCTGTTCGAGGCCTGGCGCACTCTTCCTGGGTGCCACGCGTTCGCCCTCACGCACGAGTTCTCCGTGGCTCAGCAGCACGGTCACCGTATGGTCGAGCCACTGGGCGAAGGACGGCGTGATCCCTTGCCCGATCAGGTCGCTCAGGTCGCTCAGCTCGCCCAGGTCGCGACGAACGGGCACGTCGAAGAGACCCGCCGCCACGAGCTGTGCGAGCACGAGCGGGCGCGAGAGGCTGTCCATCTCGTCCGTGGCGGACGCGCGACCGGCCAGGAACGTCTCGACGCTCTCGGGCCCGGCCGCGGCCACGAGCAACGATCCCGCGTCGAGCGGGTCGGCGGCCCGGGGAACCGACACCGCCTCGGCAGTCGGCCAGTACCGTTTCGCAGCGAACGGATACGTCGGCAGGCTCACCCGCACCGGCGGGTTCGCGCCGTGGTGGACGTGCCAATCGACGTCGACGCCGTTGACCCACAGGGGCGCGATCTTCTCCCACTTCCCGTGTTCGAGCCACCCGGCGACCAGGTCCCGCAGTTCCCCGGGGCGATCGAAGAGGCCGAGCAGCTGGTCCTCAGGCCGTCGGGCCGTACCTTCGAACACCGTTCCGCGCGCCCCGCGCTCGACGTACTCCTGAAGGGTTGCGATCAGCCCGTCGACGTCGTTCACGACGAAGACCACTCGTTCGGTCATCGCCCGCCGCCCGACCTGCAGCGTGTACGCGAGCGACGCCAGATCGCCGCGCGCGTCCCGGTACCCCGGCAGGAACTCCAGAAGCTGCCGCGCGAGGACGCCGAGCCGCTCCCCGTCGCGGGCCGAGAGGACCACCGCGTGGGGTCCGGGGCGCCCTGGGGCCCGCGCACCGGTCGGCGCCTGTTCCAGTACGGCGTGCGCGTTGGTGCCGCCGATCCCGAAGGAGCTCAGTCCGGCCCGCGCGGGCTCGTCGCCGCCCAGCGGCAGATTCCGGTCGGCCACGAAGAACGGCGACTCGTCCCAGTCGATCTCCGAGCTCGGCACGTCGCAGTGCAGGGTCCGCGGAACCTCTCCGTTCTGCAAGGCCAGGGCCACCTTGATGAGGCCGGCGATCCCCGCGGCCGCGTCCAGGTGGCCGATGTTGCTCTTGACCGAGCCGATGCCGCAGTACTGGCTGCGTGCCGTGTGGTGCCGGTAGGCCTCGGTCAGAGCCGCGACCTCGATGGGATCGCCGAGCCTCGTGCCCGTGCCGTGCGCTTCGACGTAGCTGATCGTCGACGGGTCCACGCCCGCCTTGTCCAGCGCCTTGCGGATCACCTCGGTCTGGCCGCGCACACCGGGCGCGTAGAACCCTGCCTTGTCACCGCCGTCGTTGTTCACCGCGACGCCGCGGATCAGGCAGTAGATGTGATCGCCGGCAGCGATCGCCTCTCGGGCGCGCTTGAGGACGACCACGCCGACACCTTCACCGCCGGACATGCCGTCGGCACCGTCGGAGAACGCGCGGCTGCGCCCGTCGCTCGAGAAGTTCAGGCCCGGCTGGTGCACGTATCCCAGTTCCCCCGCGGAGAACAGGCTGGCCGCGCCGACGATCGCCTGGTCGGCATCGCCGGCCAGGAGTCCCTGGCAGGCCACGTGCACCGCGCTCAGCGCCGAGGAGCAGTTGGTGCTCACCGCCATGCTGGGGCCACGCAGGCGCAGCTTCGTGGAAATCATCGTGGGCACCGTGCCGCCTTGGGCGAACAGCCACGCGGCGTAGGTCTCGGAGCTCGCCAGGACCCGCGGGCCCGACGCGTTCGCCATCAGGGCCGGGAGCAGGGCCTGGTAGAAGTTCGTGCTCGTGGACGTCGTGACGCTGGTCCCGGGTACGTCCTCCGGGCGGTAACCGGCGTCCTCCAGCGCCTGCCACGCGTGCTGCAACAGCAGGCGTGCC contains:
- a CDS encoding non-ribosomal peptide synthetase, translated to MNLLTLARMYADGEMSTTGVLAELDRRVDIPLSEGQRGLWVLAKMEPETYAYNVPLCFSSADVDTAALQAAFRDTLSRHPLLSATVRETDDGPRLSHGDADGFVVDHVDISHVPSGHVLNFLKKSARRPFDLAGDPLTRLAVLRRSASEAYVLLVVHHLVIDGVSGRLVIDTLFGSYRARVEGRDVPIEVGSASFGEFVAWERDVLAGERAEEDREFWVRELAGADVLTGLPSQAALPPDAPHVGEVYTSRLPNERTAAVAAFTASHGISPGIFFLTAFLTLLHRYTGSEDLVIGMPVAGRPTEHFDRIVGSFVNTLPVRSRPDASEEFTSFARRVRSTVLDVLEHGTYPFHRIVGDLGARGVNPRSPVYQIVYNYQDSALSGYLGERARATGETDFELVDGLYQLGEYDLTVDVAPGDGFLVNWKYHPDAFSADAVAGMAQHFATLVDSILDSDGQSPTGRLKLLGDEERRLVVEAWNRTEADFPAHRTCWDLFTDQAEANPDAPAVTCGERTLTYRELADRSSALAQTLTRQGVGPGDVVGVCYERSLDLVVALLAVMRLGAVYLPLDGRLPAERLSYMVEDSGAELVVCHEAVMDRLAAVGTPKARLYPTDRQDDQVAQVRAEAGETSADAPDARASTPPAAYVIYTSGSTGKPKGVVVPHAALTNFLLAMADTLGVASDDRLLALTTHSFDIAALELYLPLITGGQVCVCEEATAADATLLAEKVADWRPTVMQATPATWAMLVRVGWQNTEGVKVLCGGEALPDGLKDQLVARGEAWNLYGPTETTIWSAAKRLRREEPVTIGSPIANTQLYVLDQNMSPLPVGVTGELHIAGDGVALGYHRKPELTAERFLDNPFAPGRLYRTGDLARRLPNGEIVVLGRMDNQVKLRGHRIEPGEIEAVLNDRPEIGRSVVLLEHVGLSDRLTAYCTGNGDAPVDAALLRAELAKTLPAYMVPAAFVALDAFPLTAHGKIDRAKLTEAAQAVPLQAADSPVAAPAIERPDTERTVRGIFEEVLGARDVDRAAGFFDIGGDSFAAIEAVERINRAFGCSLRPTSVFAHPSVAAMARHLTGLLPARQAPAAQPVEPEQSPDPRRATPAADDASLDDSIAVIGISCRFPGAMDHRAFWSALVEGRSGGTSWSGEELRALGVPEELITRPGYVPQRSVVDGRAEFDAAFFDISPRDAEFMDPQARLLLQHAWQALEDAGYRPEDVPGTSVTTSTSTNFYQALLPALMANASGPRVLASSETYAAWLFAQGGTVPTMISTKLRLRGPSMAVSTNCSSALSAVHVACQGLLAGDADQAIVGAASLFSAGELGYVHQPGLNFSSDGRSRAFSDGADGMSGGEGVGVVVLKRAREAIAAGDHIYCLIRGVAVNNDGGDKAGFYAPGVRGQTEVIRKALDKAGVDPSTISYVEAHGTGTRLGDPIEVAALTEAYRHHTARSQYCGIGSVKSNIGHLDAAAGIAGLIKVALALQNGEVPRTLHCDVPSSEIDWDESPFFVADRNLPLGGDEPARAGLSSFGIGGTNAHAVLEQAPTGARAPGRPGPHAVVLSARDGERLGVLARQLLEFLPGYRDARGDLASLAYTLQVGRRAMTERVVFVVNDVDGLIATLQEYVERGARGTVFEGTARRPEDQLLGLFDRPGELRDLVAGWLEHGKWEKIAPLWVNGVDVDWHVHHGANPPVRVSLPTYPFAAKRYWPTAEAVSVPRAADPLDAGSLLVAAAGPESVETFLAGRASATDEMDSLSRPLVLAQLVAAGLFDVPVRRDLGELSDLSDLIGQGITPSFAQWLDHTVTVLLSHGELVREGERVAPRKSAPGLEQAWRTWRAWKDAHAEDAELAAKTGLTERMIEALPAILSGRTKATAVMFPGGSFELVEPAYRGNATADYFNDVTAGAVRAEADTRRGGIRLLEIGAGTGSTSERVFARLKGSDLAEYRYTDVSKAFLIDAERRFAGHVPYVSFTTFDVEREPGAQGLTVGDYDIVIANNVLHATEDIVQAVRHARALLRPGGVLVLNELARNDWWSHLTFGLLEGWWRFTDGRRIQGGPALSSNAWREVLRECGFDTVELLAEPARDLGQQVLLARAGSPVPRRDPQPVAPGSLAEHVRVTVERILAETLKLTADELAADKPFADYGLDSLTGVSLVHRLNASLSTDLDPSVLFENPSIRRLTSFIVDEEGAAVVVPEPSVVPEPSAVPEPSVVPEPYAVSEPSAVPEPYAVSGPSAVSGPSAGGREPVAIVGMSGRFPGARDADEFWDLMASGRDAVSKVSRWDLASLGSVCLDGGLLDGVDEFDPLFFGISGAEAVYMEPQQRLFLQEAWRALEDAGHAGESLDRDRCGIYVGCAAGDYLDMTVPSDYPGQALWGNMNSLVPSRIAYYLDLHGPAIAVDTACSSSLVSLYLACQALWAGEVTTAIAGGVYVQNSPRLYLAASRAGMLSPTGRSRSFDQAADGFVPAEGVGALILKRLSDAEADDDHIHGVIRGIGINHNGTTNGIVAPNGTSQERLIRQIYQDFDIDPAGIGLVEAHGTGTKLGDPVEFRALDRAFRGFTDAERFCSLGSTKASIGHAQAAAGVIGVIKALLAMRHEVIPGLPHHTETNSSVTLAGSPFFVHTEPRRWDVPEGGRRRAAVTSLGASGTNAHAVIEQASKPPTPPRSRQDGARLIALSAATEHALREQVARLARHCREHPDLEVGEVSHTLLLGRRHLRHRWARVVRDIAELENLCTTWLSGQDSPAQSADSRLGALTQRFLDGEAPDFAELFRDSRYRRVPLPGYPFERERYALPVRAPADDRPRHDGVVLTGDEFYLREHQVQGTGIAPGAMHLQWVAATARRTASDAVRLDDIVFLRPLAVPGVPRTLQVALRAEGDVTRFSVSSAESAGDDPVLHCQGEVSAAEPTAAQALDLPALLRDLPSTDFDPLRFYAEWRDRGIAYGPTFQGVVAVHRGDNAVLAELRLPGEASGTMDGLGLHPALVDAAMQCMRLLDGDDQVGLVFAIKSAEVLAPGATTMWALIRRAEDTRGAERIDIDLATDDGTVCLRLRGIAGRRAEQTRDRADGGATSDPSDGAVTLMPVWDPLQQTESVTWPRSPESVGIIASPGQARDVLVARFPGAHVVADPAQATHDDLETSVRSVPELDHLIWVAPGAVDDRSGASVVEGQSSGSLHAFRTVKALLAAGYGDRSLGLTLITERAHAVHEAEVVDPAHAGVAGLAGSTAKEYPDWRVRVVDVEDHDASSLAAVLDLAADPDGDLRIHRDGRWHGQRLMAVQPALPTSSRLRQGGTYVIIGGAGALGTAISAYLIRRYRAQVVWLGRRPQDARVEAAIARATGVDGPAPLYLRSDATDLASLRAAKDETVRRFGAVHGVIHSGLVFSGASLARMSETQFEDVLRGKVDASVRCMQVFGGDSLDFALFLSSINSYLKAIKQANYAAACTFLDSFALTVQRHHGAAGKVLNLGYCFNNAPTEGERGAVVGAQAPLIQPDELTAAIERLCAGPVSRLTLMKFSPALNNRGIVLGDDDVILPTAVPPDAVPADVQEPAAAPGGELERLRARTAELTALAI